Proteins from a genomic interval of Euzebyales bacterium:
- a CDS encoding GNAT family N-acetyltransferase, whose translation MSSWQVRDGEQGVRLSMLRPYTSADLGDLLDVWYRASLIAHAFLPEEFLATEQRQIAEQWLPMAETLVYESDGRVVGFLSLIGNDVGAIFVDPDHQGRGIGRALMDRARDSRPYLELDVFEANAIGRRFYDAYGFAYGFAFVNRHIHKASGQPQLRLRLQKRGRHGAEG comes from the coding sequence ATGTCGTCGTGGCAGGTGCGGGACGGTGAGCAGGGGGTACGGCTGTCCATGTTACGTCCGTACACCTCCGCGGATCTCGGTGATCTGCTCGACGTCTGGTACCGCGCGTCGTTGATCGCGCACGCGTTTCTGCCCGAAGAGTTCCTTGCGACCGAGCAACGGCAGATCGCCGAGCAGTGGCTTCCGATGGCCGAGACGTTGGTGTACGAGTCCGACGGCCGCGTGGTCGGCTTCCTGTCGCTCATCGGCAACGACGTCGGTGCCATCTTCGTCGACCCGGACCATCAGGGCCGCGGCATCGGCCGTGCGCTCATGGACCGTGCCCGTGACTCGCGTCCGTATCTGGAGCTCGACGTCTTCGAGGCCAACGCCATCGGTCGTCGCTTCTACGACGCCTACGGGTTCGCCTACGGGTTCGCGTTCGTGAATCGACACATCCATAAGGCCTCGGGCCAACCCCAGCTGCGCCTTCGACTCCAGAAGCGCGGGCGGCATGGCGCGGAGGGTTGA
- a CDS encoding tyrosine-type recombinase/integrase encodes MAKRRTDGDGSITWDASVQLWVGRLPRDERGRRAKVSARTKAELRAKLQQRLRERELGLSTDAGRATVQQFLDAWIREIVEPGDLASKTKQGYELTVRRHLVPGLGRIKLAKLTPMHVQRFINDELAAGKGRRTVQLSHAVLRIALGQAVMWGLVPRNVAQLVRGPSYRPTERRPFTHAEQAAILDAARDEDLGVAIFLVHATGMRLSEVLGQRWSDVDLDAGLLCLRHQLDPLSPVLKDVKTESGRRWLPLPPITVAILREHLQRQSEQRAQAAVWDDNDLILTTRNGRPINQRNLSRVWRRVTERAGVEHRGIHHLRHTYGTTLAESGVHERVAQQLLGHADSRTTREIYTHVSERMMDQAVQAISDAVDRVVGDASGSRIGSRDRPPPRDGGDDEDAAGR; translated from the coding sequence ATGGCCAAGCGGCGGACGGATGGCGACGGGTCGATCACGTGGGACGCGTCAGTGCAGCTGTGGGTCGGTCGGCTCCCGCGCGACGAACGCGGCCGCCGCGCGAAGGTCTCGGCAAGGACCAAGGCCGAGTTGCGGGCCAAGCTGCAGCAGCGGCTGCGCGAGCGTGAACTCGGGCTGTCGACCGATGCCGGCCGCGCCACCGTCCAGCAGTTCCTCGACGCGTGGATCCGCGAGATCGTCGAACCGGGCGACCTGGCGAGCAAGACGAAGCAGGGCTATGAGCTCACTGTTCGCCGCCACCTCGTCCCCGGTCTCGGGCGCATCAAGCTGGCCAAGCTGACACCTATGCACGTTCAGCGGTTCATCAACGATGAGCTGGCGGCGGGCAAGGGACGCAGGACGGTGCAGCTGTCCCACGCTGTGCTACGGATCGCACTGGGCCAGGCCGTGATGTGGGGACTGGTGCCGCGCAACGTCGCCCAGCTCGTGCGCGGCCCGAGCTACCGGCCGACGGAGCGGCGGCCGTTCACGCACGCCGAGCAGGCCGCGATCCTCGACGCGGCGCGCGACGAGGACCTCGGCGTCGCGATCTTCCTGGTGCACGCCACCGGCATGCGGCTGTCGGAGGTGCTCGGGCAACGCTGGTCCGACGTCGACCTCGACGCCGGGCTGCTGTGCTTGCGTCACCAACTCGACCCGCTGTCGCCGGTGCTCAAAGACGTCAAGACTGAAAGCGGTCGCCGGTGGCTGCCGCTGCCACCCATCACCGTCGCGATACTCCGCGAGCACCTACAGCGACAGTCGGAGCAACGCGCGCAGGCGGCGGTGTGGGACGACAACGACCTGATCCTGACTACCCGCAACGGGCGGCCGATCAACCAGCGCAACCTGTCACGCGTGTGGCGGCGCGTCACCGAACGTGCGGGCGTCGAGCACCGCGGCATCCACCATCTGCGTCACACCTATGGCACGACGCTCGCGGAGAGCGGTGTGCACGAGCGGGTCGCCCAACAGCTGCTCGGGCACGCTGACAGCCGCACGACGCGGGAGATCTACACCCACGTCAGCGAACGGATGATGGACCAGGCCGTGCAGGCCATCTCCGACGCGGTCGATCGCGTCGTCGGCGACGCCAGTGGGTCCAGGATTGGGTCCAGAGATCGCCCACCGCCGCGCGACGGAGGCGATGACGAGGACGCTGCAGGCCGCTGA
- a CDS encoding helix-turn-helix domain-containing protein, translating into MLMHKLLFTAEEAAEIIGVGRTKMYELLRIGAVRSVRIGRCRRIPRDALAAFVDDLRADASGYDVD; encoded by the coding sequence ATGTTGATGCACAAGCTGCTGTTCACCGCGGAGGAAGCGGCGGAGATCATCGGCGTGGGGAGGACGAAGATGTACGAGCTGCTCCGGATCGGCGCGGTCCGATCCGTGCGGATCGGACGCTGCCGCCGGATCCCGCGCGATGCGCTCGCCGCGTTCGTCGACGATCTCCGCGCGGACGCGTCCGGCTACGACGTCGACTGA
- the mobF gene encoding MobF family relaxase: MLLVVAVWGGWLLMVASVAAIRAGDSGASVAYYVDQVSHDRHDYYAGHGEAPGVWHGTFAEHLGLSGHVAAEDFRAVLEGHDPSSGEPLKPRANRRVAAWDVTLSPPKSISALWALAPVDTRREVTEAQAAAVDAAIGYLTSHACVARLGRDGVDRQDGAQLGFLRAEFTHRCSREGDPQLHTHSVLVNVLEAADGRRAALDGGLLFQHAKAADGIYQAALRADLTRRLGVDWERRDEQWQIAGIPPGLCREWSKRRSQITAALAARGLDPDTASGRAAQTAALATRHRKVHVGDGESLHHRFAREAVAAGLAPHAVLEAALPSHPQHHRQPRAQPIERSPRLLDAMTGPDGVTKQASSFSRRDAIIHLSARAAVHGASADNAAARIEILVNRLLRDDRVVPVLAPAARTTNDVLRVRDATGRIIRTVDQSERRYTTIDLLAAETELLQRATGRQHAGVGRIPGGIVDRVLAAHPGLDLDQQAMVRTLASSGAGVDVVVGKAGTGKSTALGVYRAALDAAGVPVGGVAPSATAAHQLAMSAGITDTATVDRLLVELRHGRRALPRGVVVVLDEAAMCPTRTRLALQRAVDAVNGKIVDVGDHRQIPSVDVGGGHYALAQRLGATVLGQNHRFRDPVYRDAAEFLRDRQPAAAVEVLRAQGAVSDHHTRPVDAWTEMVDDWLTHRDNGHSVLMLATERATVAELNRLARVHLVARGEVARRARTYRAVGDRRTIALGVGDEVILRRNHQLTQPDGTTTAVRNGMTGRVTATRRRHVTVQLDAAHQTLGGPTSVVLPDGYVGAHVDYGYARTVDTAQGATVDHSLFAPSTSATAERAYVALSRGRLSNRIYATHDRAWIDALGRRRRHALAVDQQPAVDRSPTHVTRPPTLARDHDRQPPLEVGL, translated from the coding sequence GTGCTCCTCGTTGTGGCGGTGTGGGGCGGGTGGCTGCTGATGGTCGCGTCGGTGGCCGCGATCCGTGCGGGCGATTCTGGTGCGAGCGTCGCCTACTACGTCGATCAGGTCAGTCACGATCGGCACGACTACTACGCCGGCCATGGTGAGGCGCCGGGCGTGTGGCACGGCACCTTCGCGGAACATCTCGGCCTCTCGGGCCACGTGGCCGCGGAGGACTTCCGCGCCGTCCTCGAGGGTCACGACCCCAGCAGCGGCGAGCCGCTCAAGCCGCGGGCGAACCGGCGGGTCGCCGCGTGGGACGTCACGTTGTCCCCGCCGAAGTCGATCTCCGCACTGTGGGCCCTCGCACCCGTCGACACCCGACGCGAGGTGACGGAGGCGCAGGCCGCGGCGGTCGACGCCGCCATCGGCTACCTCACCTCCCACGCGTGCGTCGCTCGGCTCGGCCGCGACGGCGTCGACCGGCAGGACGGCGCCCAGCTGGGGTTCCTGCGCGCGGAGTTCACGCACCGCTGCTCCCGCGAAGGCGACCCCCAACTTCACACACATAGCGTTCTGGTCAACGTCCTCGAGGCGGCCGACGGCCGCCGCGCAGCACTGGACGGTGGGTTGCTATTTCAGCACGCCAAGGCCGCCGACGGCATCTATCAGGCTGCCCTCCGGGCCGACCTGACCCGCCGCCTCGGTGTCGACTGGGAGCGTCGTGACGAGCAGTGGCAAATCGCCGGCATCCCACCCGGCCTGTGTCGTGAGTGGTCCAAGCGGCGCAGCCAGATCACTGCGGCGCTCGCCGCCCGCGGCCTCGACCCCGACACCGCCTCCGGGCGCGCTGCCCAGACCGCGGCGCTCGCGACCCGCCACCGCAAGGTGCACGTCGGCGACGGTGAATCGCTGCACCATCGGTTCGCACGTGAAGCCGTCGCCGCTGGACTTGCGCCACACGCGGTCCTCGAGGCGGCGCTGCCATCACACCCGCAACACCACCGGCAACCTCGCGCGCAACCGATCGAGCGCAGCCCACGGCTGCTGGACGCGATGACCGGGCCAGACGGCGTGACCAAGCAGGCGTCGAGCTTCTCCCGCCGCGACGCGATTATCCACCTCTCCGCCCGCGCCGCGGTCCACGGCGCCAGTGCCGACAACGCCGCCGCTCGCATCGAGATCTTGGTCAATCGGCTGCTGCGCGACGACCGCGTCGTCCCCGTCCTCGCACCCGCCGCCCGCACCACCAACGACGTACTGCGCGTCCGCGACGCCACCGGGCGGATCATCCGCACGGTCGATCAATCCGAACGCCGCTACACCACCATCGACCTGCTCGCCGCCGAGACCGAACTCCTACAGCGCGCCACCGGCCGGCAGCACGCCGGCGTCGGACGCATCCCCGGCGGGATCGTCGACCGGGTGCTCGCCGCCCACCCTGGGTTGGACCTCGACCAGCAGGCCATGGTCCGCACGCTCGCCTCGTCCGGTGCGGGCGTGGATGTCGTCGTGGGCAAGGCCGGGACCGGCAAGTCGACGGCGCTCGGCGTCTACCGCGCCGCACTGGATGCCGCAGGCGTCCCCGTCGGCGGCGTCGCACCGTCTGCGACCGCCGCGCACCAACTCGCCATGTCCGCTGGCATCACCGACACGGCAACCGTCGACCGGTTGCTGGTCGAGCTCCGACACGGCCGCCGTGCCCTGCCGCGCGGCGTGGTCGTGGTGCTCGACGAGGCCGCGATGTGTCCCACCCGCACCCGCCTCGCACTCCAACGCGCCGTCGACGCTGTCAACGGCAAGATCGTCGACGTCGGCGACCACCGCCAAATCCCGTCGGTCGACGTCGGCGGCGGCCACTACGCCCTCGCCCAACGCCTCGGCGCCACCGTCCTCGGACAGAATCACCGGTTCCGCGACCCCGTGTACCGCGACGCCGCCGAGTTCCTCCGCGACCGCCAGCCCGCCGCCGCGGTCGAGGTCCTCCGCGCGCAGGGCGCGGTGTCCGATCACCACACACGACCGGTCGACGCGTGGACGGAAATGGTCGACGACTGGCTCACCCACCGCGACAACGGCCACAGCGTGCTGATGCTCGCCACCGAACGCGCCACCGTCGCCGAGCTCAACCGGCTCGCCCGAGTCCACCTCGTCGCCCGCGGTGAGGTCGCACGACGCGCACGCACCTACCGGGCGGTCGGTGACCGCCGGACGATTGCGCTCGGGGTCGGCGACGAGGTCATCCTGCGGCGCAACCACCAGCTCACCCAACCCGACGGCACCACGACCGCCGTGCGCAACGGCATGACCGGCCGCGTCACCGCCACCCGCCGCCGACACGTCACGGTCCAACTCGACGCCGCCCACCAGACTCTAGGAGGACCCACGAGTGTCGTGCTGCCGGATGGTTACGTCGGCGCGCACGTCGACTACGGCTACGCCCGCACCGTCGACACCGCCCAAGGCGCCACCGTCGATCACAGCCTGTTCGCGCCCTCAACGTCGGCCACGGCCGAGCGGGCGTACGTCGCGCTGTCCCGCGGGCGGCTGTCCAACCGCATCTACGCCACCCACGACCGCGCGTGGATTGACGCCCTCGGCCGACGCCGCAGGCACGCGCTCGCCGTTGACCAGCAGCCCGCCGTCGACCGCTCGCCGACGCACGTCACGCGACCTCCCACGCTCGCTCGCGATCACGACCGTCAACCGCCACTCGAGGTCGGCCTGTAG